In the genome of Planctomyces sp. SH-PL62, the window ATCTCCACGGCGTCCGGGGGTGCCGGCGTCAACTCGACCTCGACCGCATCGAGCCCCAGAGGATGGCACAGGGGGATCAGCTCGCCGGTCCGCTTCGCCCCCATGATCGCCGCCAGTCGGGCCGTCTCCAGGACGTCTCCCTTGGCCGCCTTGCGATCGAGGATGAGCTGCAGCGTCGTCGCCGCCATACGGACCAGCCCGCTGGCCTTCGCCATGCGCAGGGAGGGCGACTTGGCCGACACGTCGACCATCCGGCTCGCCCCCTGCTCATCATAATGGGTAAGTTCCCCCATCGGCCCCCCAGGTTTTCTGTTCAATTCGTTCTGAACGTATTTTACGAATTAACCTAATCGCGGCTAGTGGGTCGCTCCTGATTCTTCGGACCCGGATCGACGAGGCTCCCGCGGCGGTCTTCGTCGATCCGATCAACGGCGCGAACCGAGGCGTCAGGGGACGGGCGCTGGGTCCTGGGAAATTTCCAGAGGCCGGACAGCCACACGCCCTGACGGCCTCTCGAGGCGACCCTCCGGGCCGAGGGATCGGCCAGACGTTGGACCAGTTCGGGACTCCAGTAAGCGCGGCGTCGGGAGACGAGGATCCAGTCGGCCTCCGGGACGGCCGACTCGTCGCGGATCACGACGTCCCGACGCACCAGCGCGGCGGTGGTCGTGGCGACGCCCTGGCCGGGGTAGAGCGTGGGAGCGAGCGCGACCACCTCGCCGGGCTCGACCCGTCGCGCCAGCTCGTCGAGCAAGAGGCGGTCGACGGCGTCCCCCCAGTAAGTCGGCTCCAGGCCCAGCCGCTCGGCCCCGGGGAGGCCGCCGACCAGCAGGTTGTAGTAGCTGAGACCGAACGGGTGCATGGACGCCGCCCCGTAGGCTTGACCGAGCATCAGCCCGACGAGCGCCGCGCGGCCCGCGCGGAAAGCCCCCCAACGTCGCCATGCGGCGGCGAAACCGAAGCCCGCGAGCATCGCCCACGCCGGGAAGACGAGCAGGAAGAGCCGCTCGCCGTCGTACACCGGGACCCGCATGCTGAACAGGAGCAGGAACAGCAGCACCGACGCGATGAGAAGTGCGGGGAATGGGTCCTCGCGTCTTTCCCGCCAGCCCCGAGCGACGCCGACCGCGCCCATAACGTGCAGCAGAATCGGGACGGTCACGGCGAAATAGAGCCAGGGGTAATGCCAGGGGACGTCGCGGTCGGCCCAGATCCGCCCGAAGTACTCGACCCGGATCGACGCCCGGACGACGCCCGTCCCCCAGAACGCCCCCCAGCGCGGGAACGTTTCGTACCAGAGCCAGGGCCAGCCCGCCACGAAGACCAGCACGCCCACGGCCCCCCAGGCCGACACCAAGCCCAGGGCCTTCGCGGGCCGCAAACGGATCAAGGCCCAGGCCAGAATAAGCGGAACCAGGAACCACGCGTGGATCTTGGTCAGCAGGGCCAGTCCCCAGAGGACGCCGGCGGCGAGCATCACGGGGAGGGGCCTCCGGGCGTCGACGGCCCGCGCGGCGGCCAGAAGCGCGAGGGTCCAGAAGAGGCCGAGGAACGTGTCGAGGGCCGCCAGGTGGGCGTGGCCGAAGACGCGGGGCATGACGAGGAGGGTCCAGGCCGACGCGATCCCCGCCGCGGCCCCCCATCGCCGGGCGGCCTCGGCGGCGATCAGGCCGACGAGGACCGCGAAGGCCAGGGCGGGGGCGACTCGACCCGACAGGACGTAGAGCCCGGTCGGGTCGGGCCCGAAGATCCAGGCTTCAAACGGCTCCAGGGCCTTCGAGGCGATCCCCAGCAGCCAGCGGCCCAGCGGCGGATGCTCGGCATTGTCGCGGAAGAGCGCGTCGACGTTAGCCCGCTCGAAGAACCGCCAACCGGCCCGTTGCAGCAGGGCGACGTAGTCTCGTCCTGGACGGACGTCGAGCGGTTCGTCGATCGTCAGGCCCGGCCCGCGGAGGGTGGCGAGCGTCAGGAGGGCCGCGAGGAGGCCGGCGGCCAGGCCGAGACGCCGGTGCGGCGTCGGGTTCGGGCTCACGGCCGGGGTCCGTCGGAGATCGCGGCGGGGAGCCCGGCCGCGAGGTCTGGGGTCGGCGTCAAGTCGGCCCTCGGGCCCGGCGGGTTGCGCATCGCGTCGGGGTCTCGCGTCGTCTGCGTGGCGTCGGCGTGGCTCCCCATCGTACGGGCCGACGCGTGGGTCTGAACAGGGGGGGCCGGAAATGCCGGCGAGCCCGGGCCGCCCGCCTCCTCGACCTTTTGAGAGGTCGGGGGGGCGGGCCGCTCGGGCTCGACCGTCCGGAGAACCGCTAGGCTGGGTCGGCGTCGGGTCCCCGGAGCGACGCGCGACCCTCGGCGATCCGATCTCAGGGCTCTTCGGACTTCTTCTGCGAGATCAGCCTACGGATCCGCTCGGCGAGCAGGGCGCCGTCGAACGGCTTCTTGAACCCGTCGTTGAATCCGAGCGAGAAGATCTCCTCGCCGGGCTCGTCGCTGGTCAAGGCCAGGAGGATGGTCGACTGATGGTCCGGGCTCTTGCGCAGGTTCTGCGCGATCTGCCCGGCCTCGATCCGACCGAGGGCCATATCGATGATGATGCAATCGGGATGGAAGCTTTCGGCGCGGATGCCGGCTTCAAAGCCCGACGCAGCAGTCTCGATCCGGAAATCGTCGCCTTCGCGGAGGTGATCCCGGAGAACGGCCTGGAGCGGGGCGTCGGCCCCGACGACCAGGATCTTATTGTAGACCTCGGCCTCGAGATCGCCCAAGGGCATTCCATGCTCCTTGAGGAACCGCAGGAGGTGCTCCCGCGGAATCCGGCGATCCTGAGAGCCGGGGATGCGATATCCTCGCAAGCGTCCGGAATCGAACCACTTGCTCACGGTCCTAGGCGCGACTTTGCAAATCTTCGCGACCTGGCCGGTTGTAAACACCTTTTTCATCTCGAGGACTCCACTCGCCCTGATGGGTGCGAGGCCACGGAGGCTTCCTCCTCCCTCCGGATAGGAACCACGTCGGCTGGCGCCGGCAGGGGTCAGGCTTTCGCGATCCACCGTCCCGTCTCCGGGGCGGCGTCTCGTTCGAGGCCGAGATCCCTCCCAATCGCTCCGACCCTTCCCCTGTTCTTTATCGCCCCGGGTGACAGCGTTCCTACAACTCGAATCAAGACTCAAGTTTTGAAAAGCCGTATGTCGGATCCCGCCGCCCTTCTCCATCGCTGGCGAAGGACCTTGGGAACCCGACACCCCGGTTCGAGCAAGCTCGGGGGGCCTCCCACTCCTGTTCGAAGCGGAAGGCGGTCCGACTCCGCAACCATCAAGGGCGTCTCGCTCGCTTCCTTGCCGTAGCGGACCTGACCGTCAGGACTATTATTCGAGCCGCGCGGCCTGGGACTTTAGAAGCGACAAAGAGTAGTCGTCGCACCCCGGATGATCCGAGGGGTGGCGCGGGTCGCAAGGGGGGCTGCGGCCGGGGCCTGGGAGGTCGAGACGTGGTGGGGCGGGGGGCCCGGAGGCCCCGCGCCGGGCGACGGCTGGCGTCGACTCGGCGAAGGGGACCTCGGGGGCGTGGCGGGGCGTGGAGAAGCCTTGGCGGTTATTCGCCGCGACGGCGGAAGACCTCGAAGATCCGGGGCCGACCGCCGCGCCGGGACGGCTCGTCGTCCGAGGCTGCGGCGGGCTCGCCCGAGGTCTTCTGGAGCGCGTCATCTTTCTTGGCGGTCGACGGCTTCGCCGACGCTTCCGCCTCGGCCGGCTCGGCCTTCGCCGCCGGGTCGGATTTCGCAGCCGGGTCGGCCTTGGCGGCCGTGTCGTCGGAGTCGGCCTGGGCGACGGGGGTCTTGTCGGCCTTGGGGCTGTCGTCGTCGTCTCCCCGGCCGCGGAACGTGAACATGCGCCGAAGGAAGGAGCCCGAGGTCTGCTTGACCTCATCGTCCACCTTGGGAAGCTCGTCCTTGCCCAGCAGGGCCTTGGACAGGTACTGCATGTTCGCCTGGGGGACCGAGTCGATGTACAGAGGACCGGGGAGGTTCTTCTGCTTCTCGGCGGCCTCGAGGATCGCGACGACCTCGGGGTAGGTGGCTCCCAGGCGGGCGACGTGGCGAATGACCTCGCCGATCTCCAGGGAGCTGCGGACCTTCACG includes:
- a CDS encoding ArnT family glycosyltransferase, whose product is MSPNPTPHRRLGLAAGLLAALLTLATLRGPGLTIDEPLDVRPGRDYVALLQRAGWRFFERANVDALFRDNAEHPPLGRWLLGIASKALEPFEAWIFGPDPTGLYVLSGRVAPALAFAVLVGLIAAEAARRWGAAAGIASAWTLLVMPRVFGHAHLAALDTFLGLFWTLALLAAARAVDARRPLPVMLAAGVLWGLALLTKIHAWFLVPLILAWALIRLRPAKALGLVSAWGAVGVLVFVAGWPWLWYETFPRWGAFWGTGVVRASIRVEYFGRIWADRDVPWHYPWLYFAVTVPILLHVMGAVGVARGWRERREDPFPALLIASVLLFLLLFSMRVPVYDGERLFLLVFPAWAMLAGFGFAAAWRRWGAFRAGRAALVGLMLGQAYGAASMHPFGLSYYNLLVGGLPGAERLGLEPTYWGDAVDRLLLDELARRVEPGEVVALAPTLYPGQGVATTTAALVRRDVVIRDESAVPEADWILVSRRRAYWSPELVQRLADPSARRVASRGRQGVWLSGLWKFPRTQRPSPDASVRAVDRIDEDRRGSLVDPGPKNQERPTSRD
- the moaC gene encoding cyclic pyranopterin monophosphate synthase MoaC yields the protein MGELTHYDEQGASRMVDVSAKSPSLRMAKASGLVRMAATTLQLILDRKAAKGDVLETARLAAIMGAKRTGELIPLCHPLGLDAVEVELTPAPPDAVEIVATVKFHGRTGVEMEALTAVSVAGLTIYDMCKAVDRGMVIERVRLEEKIGGARGAYKRDGSDRVDE
- a CDS encoding helix-turn-helix domain-containing protein, which produces MKKVFTTGQVAKICKVAPRTVSKWFDSGRLRGYRIPGSQDRRIPREHLLRFLKEHGMPLGDLEAEVYNKILVVGADAPLQAVLRDHLREGDDFRIETAASGFEAGIRAESFHPDCIIIDMALGRIEAGQIAQNLRKSPDHQSTILLALTSDEPGEEIFSLGFNDGFKKPFDGALLAERIRRLISQKKSEEP